Proteins encoded by one window of Rubinisphaera margarita:
- the tyrS gene encoding tyrosine--tRNA ligase has product MTFPPVDDQLEIIRRGVEKIVPEDELRKMLEKSFATGKPLRIKYGIDPTGVDLHLGHTVPMRKMRQFQQLGHQAVIIIGNYTALVGDPSGRDETRARLTAEQVEANAQDYLKQVGKVVDLSKAEVHRNGDWFAGMDFARILELCSKVTVAQLLTRDDFSRRFKDEHAIYLHECLYPLMQGWDSVEIRADIELGGTEQLYTFMLARDLQRDAGLPLQCSVMSPILVGTDGIRRMGKSLGNYIGIAESPYEMTKKLMQLPDDVMRSYFELLTDMPFEEVDRILAGHPKTAKQILARTIAGEYNSVEEAEEAVARWEREIGAGGLPSDIPETTLSRSECTDGKVAAVDLLFLLKLVNTKSDGRRLIQQGGAKLGEDKSPIGDINEMIAIEDGLIVWAGKKKFCRVKLV; this is encoded by the coding sequence ATGACATTTCCCCCTGTTGATGACCAACTGGAAATTATTCGCCGCGGCGTCGAAAAGATCGTCCCGGAAGACGAACTTCGCAAGATGCTGGAGAAGAGCTTCGCCACCGGCAAGCCGCTTCGCATCAAGTATGGCATCGACCCCACTGGAGTCGACCTGCACCTCGGACATACCGTCCCGATGCGAAAGATGCGGCAGTTCCAGCAACTTGGTCATCAGGCTGTGATCATCATCGGCAATTATACGGCTCTCGTCGGAGATCCGAGTGGCCGGGACGAAACCCGGGCCCGTCTGACCGCCGAGCAGGTTGAAGCCAACGCTCAGGATTACCTGAAACAGGTCGGTAAAGTCGTCGACTTATCCAAGGCCGAGGTCCATCGCAACGGAGACTGGTTCGCGGGCATGGACTTCGCCCGAATCCTCGAGCTCTGCAGCAAAGTGACGGTTGCCCAATTACTGACGCGGGATGATTTCTCCCGCCGCTTCAAAGATGAGCACGCGATTTATCTGCACGAATGCCTCTACCCGCTGATGCAGGGCTGGGACTCGGTCGAAATCCGTGCCGATATCGAACTCGGCGGAACCGAACAGCTTTACACGTTCATGCTGGCTCGCGATCTTCAGCGGGACGCCGGCCTGCCATTGCAGTGCAGCGTCATGTCTCCGATTCTCGTGGGAACCGATGGCATCCGTCGGATGGGAAAGAGCCTGGGCAATTATATTGGGATCGCCGAGTCGCCCTACGAGATGACTAAAAAGCTCATGCAGTTGCCGGACGACGTGATGCGTTCCTACTTCGAATTACTCACCGATATGCCCTTCGAAGAAGTCGACAGGATTCTCGCCGGACACCCAAAAACGGCCAAGCAGATTCTGGCCCGGACCATCGCCGGCGAGTACAACAGCGTTGAGGAAGCCGAAGAGGCCGTGGCTCGCTGGGAACGAGAAATCGGAGCAGGGGGGCTGCCGAGCGATATTCCAGAAACAACGCTCTCGCGATCCGAATGCACAGACGGCAAAGTCGCAGCGGTGGACCTGCTGTTCCTCTTGAAACTCGTGAATACCAAGAGCGATGGCCGTCGTCTTATTCAGCAGGGCGGCGCCAAGCTCGGCGAAGACAAATCACCGATCGGAGACATCAACGAGATGATCGCCATCGAAGATGGACTGATCGTCTGGGCCGGCAAAAAGAAGTTCTGCCGCGTCAAACTCGTCTGA